In Dysgonomonadaceae bacterium zrk40, one genomic interval encodes:
- a CDS encoding carboxypeptidase-like regulatory domain-containing protein, translating into MKLPVIFSLIFFLISPALSLAETTQEGDSTFVLRGRVVGSDTNQPLVNASIMVEEISVSSITNQEGYFSIRVPSSSRNAQLVIRHLGYQNKSIPVITLIESPNNHIMMSPSPIQLSEVLVVSGDGRDLVKEALQRIPENYATDPNMMIAFYRESVEKGNNYISLVEAVLDIYKASYRSYSNDQARIYIGRKATDISPRDTVLLKFQGGISDALLLDIAKNPEVVFGTEGDEYDFHIEGLININNKPHYIIAFKPNEGIEEILFRGTIYLDAASLAFARMVFNMNVEDRNDAASIFIRRKPSKMRVEVSGAGYVVDYTENGGKWYFNYSSTEVSFRVRWTNRFFGLFATNYTIRSEMAITDKYNDNVVKFPRKERIRSTDVIAEKVEHFLDPNFWGAYNVIEPDQEISDAIKRLSGKLKRRSE; encoded by the coding sequence ATGAAATTACCGGTAATTTTCTCTCTCATCTTTTTTCTCATTTCACCCGCTCTCTCTTTAGCAGAGACAACTCAAGAGGGTGACAGCACTTTTGTACTAAGAGGCAGAGTTGTAGGCAGTGACACGAACCAACCACTCGTCAATGCAAGCATCATGGTCGAAGAGATTAGTGTCTCAAGCATCACCAACCAGGAAGGATATTTCTCCATCCGGGTACCTTCGTCTTCCCGTAATGCACAACTTGTGATACGACACCTGGGCTACCAGAACAAGAGCATACCGGTAATCACACTGATTGAAAGTCCCAACAACCACATCATGATGAGCCCCTCACCCATCCAGCTAAGCGAGGTGTTGGTGGTTTCGGGCGACGGAAGGGACCTGGTGAAGGAAGCTTTGCAACGCATCCCCGAGAACTACGCTACCGATCCCAACATGATGATTGCCTTCTACCGTGAGTCGGTAGAGAAGGGGAACAACTACATCTCACTGGTGGAGGCGGTACTTGATATTTACAAAGCATCATACCGATCCTACAGCAATGACCAGGCTCGCATTTACATCGGACGGAAAGCAACCGATATCTCACCTCGTGACACGGTGCTGCTCAAGTTCCAGGGAGGCATCAGTGACGCGCTGTTGCTTGATATCGCAAAAAACCCCGAGGTAGTCTTCGGCACAGAAGGTGATGAGTATGACTTCCATATAGAGGGACTCATCAACATCAACAACAAACCTCACTACATCATTGCCTTTAAACCCAACGAAGGTATCGAAGAGATTCTCTTCAGGGGAACAATCTACCTGGATGCAGCATCCTTGGCTTTTGCCCGCATGGTTTTTAACATGAACGTTGAAGATCGCAATGATGCGGCAAGCATCTTTATCAGACGTAAACCCTCCAAGATGCGGGTGGAGGTCTCCGGTGCCGGATACGTAGTAGATTATACGGAGAATGGGGGGAAATGGTATTTCAATTACAGCAGTACAGAGGTTTCGTTCCGCGTGCGATGGACCAATCGTTTCTTCGGCCTTTTTGCCACTAACTACACCATCCGCTCGGAGATGGCCATCACTGACAAGTATAACGACAACGTGGTGAAATTCCCCCGCAAGGAAAGAATCCGCTCCACAGATGTGATCGCCGAGAAGGTCGAGCATTTTCTCGACCCCAACTTCTGGGGCGCATACAACGTGATTGAACCGGACCAGGAAATCAGCGATGCAATCAAACGGCTGAGCGGCAAACTGAAACGCAGGAGTGAATAA
- the nadB gene encoding L-aspartate oxidase: MVHRYDFLVIGSGIAGMSFALKVAKEGRVAIVAKNPLEDANTYYAQGGIASVTNPWDNFEKHIADTLDAGGGLCDRRVVEKVVREAPAQIRELISWGVDFDRDETGNFDLHREGGHSENRILHHKDSTGAEIQVSLIDAIRNHPQIDVYDHHFAIEILTQHHLGQIVTRHTPGIECYGAYILDQETNEIDTFLARVTMMATGGIGSVYQTTTNPLVATGDGIAMVARAKGEIKGMEFVQFHPTALYHPGARPSFLITEAMRGYGGVLKTTDGNEFMHKYDRRGSLAPRDIVARAIDSEMKERGDEHVFLDVTHKDATETKKHFPGIYEKCQSYGIDITQEMIPVAPAAHYLCGGVVVDLHGCTSIGRLYANGECACTGLHGANRLASNSLIEAVVFADAAARHSIPFFRHYPLREDIPAWNAEGTSSPEEMVLITQSYREVGQLMASYVGIVRSDLRLRRAMDRLNILFRETEDFFHRSVVSREICELRNIIKVGYMVIKQAMARKESRGLHYTIDYPNLDPDSVL; encoded by the coding sequence ATGGTACACAGGTATGATTTCCTGGTAATCGGTTCCGGCATTGCCGGGATGAGTTTCGCCCTGAAGGTAGCCAAAGAGGGCAGGGTGGCTATTGTGGCCAAAAACCCTCTTGAAGATGCAAATACCTATTATGCACAAGGTGGCATCGCCTCTGTTACCAACCCCTGGGATAATTTTGAGAAGCATATCGCTGACACCCTCGACGCAGGTGGAGGGCTTTGTGACCGAAGGGTGGTAGAGAAAGTAGTGCGGGAAGCTCCCGCTCAGATCAGGGAGCTGATCAGCTGGGGGGTGGATTTCGACCGGGATGAAACAGGTAATTTCGACCTGCACCGGGAGGGAGGGCATTCCGAGAATCGCATCCTGCACCATAAAGACAGTACCGGAGCGGAGATTCAGGTGAGTTTGATCGATGCTATCCGCAACCATCCGCAGATTGATGTTTACGACCATCATTTTGCCATTGAGATACTCACGCAACATCACCTGGGACAGATAGTAACACGCCATACGCCGGGCATAGAGTGCTACGGTGCTTATATTCTGGATCAGGAGACCAACGAGATTGATACGTTCCTTGCACGTGTTACCATGATGGCTACCGGCGGTATCGGATCGGTATACCAGACTACCACCAATCCACTGGTGGCTACCGGCGATGGTATTGCCATGGTTGCTAGAGCCAAGGGTGAGATTAAAGGGATGGAGTTTGTACAGTTTCACCCTACCGCACTCTATCATCCCGGTGCACGTCCATCTTTCCTGATTACCGAAGCAATGCGTGGTTATGGGGGCGTGTTGAAAACAACGGATGGTAATGAGTTCATGCATAAGTATGACCGTCGCGGTTCACTCGCTCCACGTGACATCGTGGCGCGTGCCATCGACAGCGAGATGAAGGAGCGGGGTGATGAACATGTCTTTCTCGATGTCACACACAAGGATGCAACAGAAACCAAAAAACATTTCCCCGGGATATATGAGAAGTGTCAGTCGTATGGTATCGATATCACACAAGAGATGATTCCTGTCGCACCTGCTGCCCATTACCTTTGTGGTGGTGTTGTTGTGGACTTACATGGATGCACCAGTATTGGTCGGCTTTATGCCAACGGCGAGTGTGCCTGTACCGGTTTGCATGGCGCCAATCGTCTCGCCTCCAACTCGCTGATAGAGGCGGTGGTGTTTGCCGATGCTGCTGCACGGCATTCGATACCCTTTTTCAGGCACTACCCTCTTAGGGAGGATATCCCTGCCTGGAATGCCGAGGGTACAAGTTCCCCCGAGGAGATGGTGCTTATTACCCAGAGTTACCGTGAGGTGGGACAGCTGATGGCCTCCTATGTGGGGATTGTACGTTCTGACCTGCGGTTACGCCGTGCCATGGATCGACTCAATATTTTGTTCCGTGAAACGGAGGATTTTTTCCACCG
- the trxB gene encoding thioredoxin-disulfide reductase — protein MDKIFDVMILGAGAAGLTAGIYTSRGKLDTLILSEGVTGGQMVLTNEIANYPGVDTIKGYELSAIMKRQAKNFGCTMKANVKISKYRLSDEVKSVELEDGRMFRAKAVILTPGGRPRSLDIPGEKEFEGRGISYCATCDADFFRDKRLVVVGGGNSALEEAVTLTHFASHVTIVHQFEHFQAFAHAVEEAEKNPKISFIMESELRAYIGGEQLEKVMIENLKTGEMRELETDGVFVFIGYQPNTEAFNGLIEINERGEFPVDQAMKTNLPGVFAAGDCIAKRYRQVTTSVSDGTIAALSAIEYIRTGK, from the coding sequence ATGGACAAGATATTTGATGTGATGATTTTGGGTGCAGGCGCTGCCGGGCTAACTGCGGGGATTTATACTTCCCGCGGTAAGCTCGACACGCTGATCCTGAGCGAAGGTGTCACCGGGGGACAGATGGTGCTGACCAACGAGATTGCCAACTATCCCGGTGTGGATACCATCAAGGGGTATGAACTCTCCGCCATCATGAAGCGGCAGGCGAAGAACTTCGGTTGCACCATGAAGGCCAATGTGAAGATAAGCAAATACCGGCTCAGCGACGAGGTGAAATCGGTTGAACTGGAAGATGGCAGGATGTTCCGTGCCAAAGCTGTGATCCTGACTCCCGGCGGCAGACCAAGATCGCTCGACATCCCAGGTGAGAAGGAGTTTGAAGGAAGGGGCATTTCCTACTGTGCCACCTGCGATGCAGACTTCTTCCGGGACAAGCGGTTGGTGGTGGTTGGAGGCGGTAACTCTGCCCTGGAAGAGGCGGTCACCCTGACTCACTTTGCATCACATGTCACCATCGTCCACCAGTTCGAACATTTCCAGGCTTTTGCCCATGCGGTGGAAGAGGCGGAAAAGAATCCGAAGATCAGCTTCATCATGGAATCGGAGCTGAGAGCCTATATTGGAGGAGAACAACTGGAAAAGGTAATGATTGAGAACCTGAAAACAGGAGAGATGCGGGAACTCGAAACTGACGGGGTCTTCGTATTCATCGGTTACCAGCCCAACACTGAAGCCTTCAACGGACTGATTGAGATCAACGAACGGGGTGAGTTCCCGGTTGACCAGGCGATGAAAACGAATCTTCCGGGTGTATTTGCAGCCGGCGACTGTATTGCGAAACGCTACCGGCAGGTTACAACCTCTGTGAGTGACGGTACCATTGCGGCTCTCAGTGCCATCGAATATATCCGTACCGGGAAATAA
- the rpsO gene encoding 30S ribosomal protein S15 gives MYLDSTKKEEIFAKHGKSNTDTGSPESQIALFSYRISHLTQHLKSNKKDYNTERSLRILVGKRRRLLDYLIEKDIERYRAIIKELGIRK, from the coding sequence ATGTATTTAGATTCTACCAAAAAGGAGGAAATCTTTGCAAAGCACGGAAAGTCTAACACTGATACCGGCTCACCTGAGTCGCAGATAGCATTGTTTTCATACCGTATTTCGCATTTGACTCAGCATCTGAAGTCAAACAAAAAAGATTATAACACGGAACGGTCATTGAGAATTTTGGTGGGTAAACGTCGTCGTTTACTCGATTACCTGATTGAGAAAGATATCGAAAGATATCGTGCAATCATCAAAGAATTGGGTATCAGAAAATAA